A single Vibrio sp. YMD68 DNA region contains:
- the nagE gene encoding N-acetylglucosamine-specific PTS transporter subunit IIBC translates to MNILGYAQKLGKALMLPIATLPIAALLLRLGQGDLLDIAFMAQAGGAIFGNLPLLFGLGIAIGLSKDGNGAAGLAGAVAYFVLTATATTINADVNMSFFGGIFAGIIAGHSYNAFHATRLPEWLAFFAGKRLVPIMAGLFALVAGAVSGVVWPGVQSGLDALAHAVSTSGAIGQFVYGTLNRALIPVGLHHVLNSYFWFGMGTCQEIIVAGQGAFASITQLCVDPTLAKTLVVGQEHTFTFANSVTPEITTVVKEVTETVKSGDLHRFFGGDKGAGVFMNGFFPVMMFGLPGAALAMYLAAPAEKRSQVGGALFSVAFCSFLTGITEPLEFMFVFLAPALYAMHAVFTGLSLVVANMFGTLHGFGFSAGLIDFVLNWGLATKPFTLLLIGLGFGALYFFTFSFAIRAFNLKSPGREDDDEDAAAPAGDAPKGDVARQYLKALGGHDNLTSIDACITRLRLTLKDRSIADEAVLKKLGAKGVVKLGENNLQVILGPLAEIVAGEMKAIGPGEDLSDVKLP, encoded by the coding sequence GTGAATATTCTTGGATACGCACAAAAGCTAGGTAAAGCTCTTATGCTGCCTATCGCAACGTTACCGATTGCGGCGCTTTTACTACGTTTGGGTCAAGGCGACCTGTTAGATATCGCATTCATGGCGCAAGCTGGTGGAGCAATTTTTGGTAACCTACCGCTTCTATTCGGTTTGGGTATCGCGATTGGTCTTTCTAAAGACGGTAACGGTGCAGCGGGTCTTGCTGGTGCTGTTGCTTACTTCGTACTAACGGCTACAGCGACAACAATCAATGCAGACGTAAACATGTCATTCTTCGGCGGTATCTTCGCGGGTATCATCGCAGGTCACTCTTACAATGCATTCCATGCTACACGTCTTCCTGAGTGGTTGGCATTCTTTGCTGGTAAGCGCCTAGTGCCTATTATGGCGGGTCTATTCGCTCTAGTTGCCGGTGCGGTTTCTGGTGTGGTTTGGCCTGGTGTTCAGTCTGGTCTAGACGCACTAGCTCACGCAGTATCAACGTCTGGCGCTATTGGTCAATTCGTTTACGGTACTCTTAACCGTGCACTTATCCCTGTCGGTCTACACCACGTATTGAACTCTTACTTCTGGTTCGGTATGGGTACGTGTCAAGAAATCATCGTTGCTGGTCAAGGCGCATTCGCTAGCATCACTCAACTTTGTGTTGACCCTACACTGGCTAAGACTCTAGTTGTTGGTCAAGAGCACACGTTCACATTCGCTAACTCTGTTACTCCAGAAATCACAACGGTTGTGAAAGAAGTGACTGAAACTGTGAAATCTGGCGACCTACACCGTTTCTTCGGTGGCGATAAAGGCGCTGGCGTATTCATGAACGGTTTCTTCCCAGTAATGATGTTCGGTCTACCAGGTGCAGCTCTAGCAATGTACCTAGCAGCTCCTGCTGAAAAACGCAGCCAAGTTGGTGGTGCACTATTCTCAGTAGCATTCTGTTCTTTCCTAACGGGTATCACAGAGCCACTAGAATTCATGTTTGTATTCCTAGCGCCTGCTCTATACGCAATGCACGCTGTGTTTACCGGTCTGTCTCTAGTTGTTGCTAACATGTTTGGTACGCTACACGGTTTTGGTTTCTCTGCTGGTCTTATCGACTTCGTATTGAACTGGGGCCTAGCAACTAAACCGTTCACTCTACTGTTGATTGGTCTTGGTTTTGGTGCTCTATACTTCTTCACATTCAGCTTCGCAATCCGCGCTTTCAACCTGAAATCGCCTGGCCGTGAAGACGATGATGAAGACGCAGCCGCTCCAGCGGGTGACGCTCCAAAAGGTGATGTTGCACGTCAATACCTTAAAGCTCTAGGTGGTCACGACAACCTAACTTCTATTGATGCATGTATCACACGTCTACGTCTAACGCTTAAAGATCGCTCTATCGCTGATGAAGCTGTACTTAAGAAGCTTGGCGCGAAAGGTGTTGTGAAACTAGGCGAAAATAACCTACAAGTTATTCTTGGCCCACTGGCTGAAATCGTTGCTGGTGAAATGAAAGCAATCGGCCCAGGTGAAGACCTTTCAGATGTAAAACTTCCTTAG